The Apium graveolens cultivar Ventura chromosome 10, ASM990537v1, whole genome shotgun sequence nucleotide sequence ACTCCTGGAAGGACTACTCCTAGACTCCTAACTCCACACAGCTCCTGGAATGAGTAGTCCCGCACACTACCAGTCCTGACCAGCTCAGTCCCGCGAGCCCAACCTTGgtaaatcccagcacgtgagacactggcccaagcacatgaccgggacaactgtcacacatcaatcatgggaatgaTCAGGGCAccgtgtcagaggatcctcagaacattcctcagccagtaccgcactgacacgtgtaaagcatccactccagtcaggtgtcctccgctcccagaaccaatggctatgatctaaagataccaaccccaaaaccctacccttgggctataaatagcccaagaaggtgaaattttggggttaatcattctttcacactcatatacacacacagccaccctGCATTCATATTCATAtccatcttcatcttcccaaaaagctagtttttactctcacgccggaggcgccgcggggctccaaccccccttccggtgttgttttgtaggaacccaaccacagctacacctctacagcggcgaaggatccaggacgGCGTCGAAGAAGCAGCCCCGCCACCAAGAGTTATCAACAATGACCCAACACCACATCATTTCCAATATATAATATCTGCATGTACTCCTGAGAAACACCAAGAGATGCATGGTCCAACCGAAAAGTGATCTTGTCTTTCCATGTTTCATCACTACTGCCTATTTGCATTGTGTTAGAGTAAACATTAGACAGGGTAATAACACTAACAAAGTTACCACTGGAATAAGCAGTACAAAGCTTTCCATCCATTATACCAATTAATGAATATGGACGTGAATAGACTTGGATTAGCTGTGACCTGTCCTTCATCAGATCAAAGGAAACAATACCCCCGTTCCTGGATTGCCAGTAAACAATACCGTTGACATGAACACCAGTTTTTGGAATTAGCTTTCTATCTGCAATACAAATTTCCCCAGAGATTTTCCATGATCCTTCTTTGGAggaatatatctcaaattcaTTTGCACCATCAAAATCTGGAGATGGGAAAGCACACACAAGCTTGTACTCGGCCACGAAGTTGAGCAATGATGGCTCAAAGACTAGCACAACAGCGGGATCAGATCCATGATTTGCATTTTGTTTGGGAATGTTTTTCCACCGCTTGGTGATTGGATTGCATATGTAGTATGTCTTATCCCCAGTACGACCCTGGCAACAAAGCAGCCCATTTGATGAGCTCCAGATATCAACGGGAACTGGTAAAAATTTTAGGGACGGGTCTGGCACGCCACAAGATTTTGGATCAGTGGTGACAAATGATGGTGGGTTGTCATGAGTTTGATAAAAGAGACCTGAAATCCCATGGTACGAAAGGGTTTGGTTGTGAGCGAAAAAAGGAGTTGAAATTTGCAGCATCCAGTCTCTACGGACACCCTGGCATCTGAAAAGTGATTTTGCAGGAAGGAAAGCGAGAGCATGCTCCCTAATAGTGTCTTTCGAGTCCATGTAAAATTTGCTATTTTTGGCAGCAAGAATCTTACTTGGCTTCTTTCCACGATCCATGCGTCGCAATCAAATTACTCTGCTATCGAGTCACCAAAAAACCTTTGTTTCAGGGAAGAAGTATATAGAAATCAATTCAAAAGATAAGCAGAAAAAACACGATGACCAATTTTTTGGGGGTGGGGGGAGTGTGATAACAGGGAACACAAGTTAAAGTCCACAGCTATAATTTTCCTTGATTATTATAGTCAGTATTTTATTCAATTTGGTGATATGGCACATAATTTTAGTTAAGGTAATAGTGACGAAACAAGGTAACAACATAAGCAAATTTCATTTTTTGTTAAGAAATTCTCGTGACTGAGAACAACCATATTTCCGATATACAGGATTCCAAGATGTGTGTGCGCGCGCAACTGCATAGGGAAGTATGTCATAAAACATTGTACTATTGATTGTTCTTATCCAACTGGTTGCCACAAAAAACCCAAGCTGTAGTGTAAGTactgttggaaaatatgggtataagtcctatattggtaagtcatatttttgagcattatgactaaaagatgtgtgagatatgatgatattctcttaataatggaaattattattttccattagaatttggctcaaatattatggcataaattaatttgattttgtttcagattaattgatatggtgtatgtcttgatatatttaatctgattctgtttcagattatttatggaatagagtagcttgcaagtattacaccgattccataattaatgatatttaattatggaaaagagtagcgcacaagtctatctacacctatataaataCCTCTAAGGagttagggttagacacaccaaaaacatattcgcctctaaacacaaatctctctctctcggtgatagtttcgtgcccgttcaagctcgctgaaggtgcttgttatccgtaacgccgccgctacctcgttttatcctgggaggctatcgactcgcacatacggtgagagacgaaatagctttaaggagacagtttcaactggactcgaggatctctcttctgtttatatcttttcttcctccgtttgatttcgtttactcacgcacacacttgtttgattatttgtattaatcgcagattgttttcacaatcttaaagctacttattttatatacatctgtgactgatacatctgtatctgcttgttttgttgagtaacagatcgatggagaaccaaactgtgaacgattcgatgaacatgacggcCGATCCCAACacacagatcactggatctgatggggttcaccagcagccgattaaccctaacgcacggatcgtacgatctgatgggggtcaaacgcctgttggacatgtgccttcgggacatgtgccttcgggacatgtgcctgtgggacacactgtcattggacagtttagtgttcctcttggacagatatcggcaggattcactcctccgatcatacctgcggtgcctactgatgtgcatacacctgtagtacagacgcacgtaccatctgttccacccgtggtgcctgctgcacctgttatgccaactgtgcctgctgcacatgctgaaaaacctgagaagttcaacggaacgaacttcaaacgttggcaacaaaagatgcacttttatctgaccacgttgcatatggatcgcttccttaaggaagaaccaccgttgctcactgctgagagtaacatgcagactgtgtatgctgctgatgcttggaagcactccgactacatctatcggaactatgtgttaaattgtttgtctgactcgttgtataacgtatatagcgcgaagccaacagctaaggtcttatgggagtcacttgaccataagtataaaaccgaggacgctggggcaaagaagtggattgttggccgctttcttgattataagatggcagactctaagactgtgatcagtcaggtgcaggaactacaggtgatcattcatgacattcatgctgagggaatggtcataagtgagtctttccaagttgctgctgttattgaaaagtTTCCACCTTGATGGAAatatttcaagaactaccttaagcacaagcgaaaggagatgtctatggaggatcttattgttagacttcgtattgaagaagacaacagagggtccgagaagaaagttaacgttgccactgagaaggcaaacatggtggagcatgctcaaagctccaagcccaagaaggctaattctggtaaaggggcaaagctggcacccaagggagggatttcgaagtcgaaattttAAGGGAAGTGCTAtaactgtgataaagttggtcataggtcttctgactgcaagaagcccaagaagcccaacaagaagaaagaagcaaacatggtagagaatatctccaaggagatgggtgacatagacctctgtgctacggtctctgaagtgaactggtgagaagctctacatggggaattcagcaacttctaccattgagggtgaaggcacggtgatcctgaagatgacctctgggaagaatctgactttgaagaatgtactttatgtgcctgatattcgcaagaaccttgtgtttggttctctgttgaataagcatggctttcgcattgtaatagagtcagataaagttattttgtctaagagtggtatgtttgtaggcaagggttatttaactgatgggcttttaagctcaatgtaatgtccgttaaggacgataatgaaaggaagaattcttctgcttacttgcttgagtctcctaatttatagcatgctagattaggacatgtaaattatgacactttacgacgtttaagtgcaaaagaatacatacctaaacttactattgatccaaaacataagtgtgagacttgtgttgaggcaaaattaacgagatcatcatttaaacgtgtggaaaggaacaccaaagtgctagacctaatacatagcgacatatgtgatttaaaattcgctccaacaagaggaggaaacaagtattttattacattcattgatgattgtacaaaatactgctatgtatatttgttgaaaagcaaagacgaagctatagataaatttaaaatctataaggaagaagttgagacacaacaaactgagaaaatcaaaacgatacgaagtgatcgtggaggtgaatatgttgaaccgtttggggaattctgttcacaacatggtataatccatgaggtcactgcaccatactcccctcagtcaaatggtgtggctgaaaggaagaatcgcactctgaaagagatgatgaatgcgatgttgttaagctctgggctcccacaatcgatatggggagaagccatcttaagcgcaaataatattttaaatattacgatgcgcaagaataaggatgtaagtccttatgagatgtggaagaaaaagaaaccaagttaccaacacctgaaagtgtgggggtgccttgcaaaggtactgatccctacaccgaagaaggtgaagataggtcctaagactgtggattgtgtcgtcatcggatatcctccacacagcactgcatatcggtttcttgttcaagaatccaagattcctgatattcaaaagaataccattatggaatcaaggaatgcctcattttttgagacgatgtttccctgtaatccaggaaaccaacaacctacgatgtctaaacgatctcatgagtctgtagatgacgataatgagagtgacgaaagtgaagacgaaaatgtgggggtagtgagaaggagcaaaagacaacgaacggagaaatcctatgggtctgattttatgacctatttgctcgaagaaggtgacccaaaaacttataaggaggcggttacctcacctgatgggcctatgtggaaagaggccatcaagaatgaagttgattcaattatgcaaaatcatacttgggaattagtggacttgccaactggttgcaaaccattaggtagcaagtgggttttcaagaagaagttgaaaactgatggcactattgataagtataaggccagacttgtaattaaaggatacaagcaacaaaaaggccttgattactttgatacatattctcctgtaacgagaataacgtccataaggatgatgtttgctattgctgcaatgcgtaatctaactgtacatcaaatggatgtgaaaacagctttcctaaatggagacatagatgaagaaatctatatggaacaacctgaagggtttgttgtcccaggataagaaaggaaagtgtgtagattggtgaaatcattgtatggtttgaaacaagcgcctatgaaatggcatgaaaaatttgatgaggtcgtgctggccaatggtttcaaaatcaatgaatgtgataactgtgcctattacaaggataacgagaacagctatgtcaaggagaatgacaatggctatgtcatgatgacactatatgtagatgatctacttattgctggaagcaatgataaagttatcaaatctacaaaggacatgttgaaatcaaggttcgacatgaaagatatgggactagcaaatgtaattctgggaattcaaatttctagaacatcagagggtctcgcattaagtcaaccacattatgttgacaagatccttgagaagtttcttaaggatgactttgagaaagctaggacacctgtggatatgactttgcacctatccaagaacaaaggtgtagctgtttcccaattagaatactcgaggataattggtagtctgatgtacctcatgagttgtacaagaccagacattgcatactcaattagcaagttgagtaggtttacgagtaatccgggagctgatcactgaaaagcgattataagggtactaaggtacttgaggggaactcgagactatggactgcactatggcagatacccagcagtattagaaggatatactgacgcaaattggatatctagcaagaaagcacttaagtctacgagtggctatgtgtttacattagctggagcggcaatatcatggaaatcctcaaaacaaacggtgataactcattccacgatggaagctgagtttgtggcactagataaatacgccgaagaggctgaatatctacgtcagtttctggaggatattccaagatggccaaagcctgtaactgcaatagggattcactgtgatagtcaatccgctattggcagagcacagagcatgatgtataatggaaagtctcgtcatatacgacgacgacacagttccattagacaattgatctcaaccggaattatcactattgactatataccgtcaaaggataatatcgcggatccactaaccaaagggttatcaagagaagtggttgagaaatcatcgagagggatgggccttaagcctattgcttaacggcatcatggtggacatccaaccattgctgactggagatcccaagaacttggttcaatgggacaactaaatcatgatgaccaaatcactgtgggggtaacccctggcctgtttctatgatgaggaaacagtgagacccgtaaggtacgaggttaagctttgagcctttaatgatctttgatgaatacatggagctcaggagtgaacgcatggaattcagttgagtaaacgcgggttactctataagataaagatcacctatgtgggagagaagtggggccgcttcaaaggagaattgcgaggcacaattctttagaaacttctgcagaaccaggacgatgttccatggccaaaatggacatactcatgagagctgaacgagtcaaaaacgatatagtgataagtatatcatcgtttacataaacggtcgaacagttcaaggacaagcacgtctactgtctaccagtaaagtcggtatgcttactcgagcgaaggttcaaggagcattctctacctatcatatgctatatctgatcgaagaaactatcaccaagtcaaactccgtgtctgtctgtctgtctggtgtgtgctactaagatcaccaatctcacccatgtgggggattgttggaaaatatgggtataagtcccatattggtaagtcatatttttgagcattatgactaaaagatgtgtgagatatgatgatattctcttaataatggaaattattattttccattagaatttggctcaaatattatggcataaattaatttgattttgtttcagattaattgatatggtgtatgtcttgatatatttaatctgatcctgtttcagattatttatggaatagagtagcttgcaagtattacactgattccataattaatgatatttaattatggaaaagagtagcgcacaagtctatctacacctatataaataCCTCTAAGGagttagggttagacacaccaaaaacatattcgcctctaaacacaaatctctctctctcgatgatagtttcgtgcccgttcaagctcgTTGAAGGTGCttgttatccgtaacgccgccgctacctcgttttatcctggaaggctatcgactcgcacatacggtgagagacgaaatagctttaaggagacagtttcaactggactcgaggatctctcttctgtttatatcttttcttcctccgtttgatttcgtttactcacgcacacacttgtttgattatttgtattaatcgcagattgttttcaCAAGTACTCCTTTTCACCTTATCTTACCACTCAACTCTCTTCACTGATACATCGCTATTAATGAATTTCAAGCTGGGAGTGATCACGATAGTTTTTAAAGTAAAGATTTTTACTGTTAAGATCAAATGTGAAGGTAAAAAGAATATTAAGAGTGTCTAAGGCAAGCTTACAAGCTTGTCACTCATTTCTTTCCATCAACTTCAAAATTTCAATGATCCTTATTCTTTATCATACTTGAGTAGTTGCTTAAAAGCTACTTTTTACTTTTGCACCTGTTTAATAACAGCATTAAGTGCTAAATTTTTCAAATTCGAAACTTAGGCGAGCCTTCTTTTTGAGGGGCATATAAGCTGGATGGATGGTCACACTATCCAGATGTCCTTGATATATTATCAGTAACTTTTAACACAACCCTCTAAGTGATCCTCTCATTGGCTTTTTTTATAACATTTAAGATAGTATTTTTAAAATCATGTAACTAACCTTTTCTTACCTATGAGAAAATTGAActtaaaattattaaaagaacAGGGAAGTTCGGGTATTTTAGAAGCGCGATTAGTGGCACTGCACGCTTAGGCGCAAGATGTGCTATTTTAAAATTGTCCAGAAGGCGCTCATGAAGCACAAAAAGGCGCTAAGAAGGCAAAAGGTGGTCATaacaataaaatataataatattcaaaaaagAAGGTAAACTGGAAAAAACATAAAGTGTTTTACACAATAATCGGTCTCCATCACATGTCCCTCGATGGTCACTAAATCTCAACCTCCATCTAAAAGTAAGCCGGAGATTGAGTTAGACGACACTAAAACTTTTTAACCACATAACCTTAAAGCTACATTACATTATTATAATTTCATTTAAGCTCTTTTATATGTTTGAATGTTAAGATTATGATGAATACTATTTTCTTGTTTaatttgtgattattttttttaaagtAAGAAGGAGTGCGATTACCGGCTCTCATACCTGTCAAGGCGTAAAGTTGAACGAAGACGATAGCGAAATGCCAAGACGTGTGGGGTAAGGTGCCCCTAGCCGTCCATTTGGCGAATTAGGCGTTCTACTATATATAGGCATATATATTAGATATTATGTAAATATGTTTTGATTTATTTTGATAATAATTACATTAATGTAAAGATTATTGTATTTGGTTACAACAAATAGATTTTATTAACTATTGTTTGACGATTTTTAGACTTTTAATATGAGTATACTGAATAGTACAACTTCATTAAAGTAAAATCACATCTTAAAAAAATCATACATTTATATATAGTTGAACGCCTAACGTACGCCTAGACGCGGCCGCTCACCTTTATATTACACGCCTAGCCTCCGTCAAA carries:
- the LOC141689681 gene encoding F-box protein At5g49610-like, with amino-acid sequence MDRGKKPSKILAAKNSKFYMDSKDTIREHALAFLPAKSLFRCQGVRRDWMLQISTPFFAHNQTLSYHGISGLFYQTHDNPPSFVTTDPKSCGVPDPSLKFLPVPVDIWSSSNGLLCCQGRTGDKTYYICNPITKRWKNIPKQNANHGSDPAVVLVFEPSLLNFVAEYKLVCAFPSPDFDGANEFEIYSSKEGSWKISGEICIADRKLIPKTGVHVNGIVYWQSRNGGIVSFDLMKDRSQLIQVYSRPYSLIGIMDGKLCTAYSSGNFVSVITLSNVYSNTMQIGSSDETWKDKITFRLDHASLGVSQEYMQILYIGNDVVLGHC